Part of the Natrialbaceae archaeon AArc-T1-2 genome, GCGACGTGCGGAGAAAGACGAGTACTTCGCGACGCATCCACGCTCGCCGATCCCGCCGGACGAACGGGGGTCGTTCGAGGGGCTCGCGTACTATCCGATCGACGAGGACTACCGGTTCGAGCTCTCCTTACACGAGTACGACGAGCCCGAACGGGTCACCGTCGGGACGAGCACAGAGGGCGAACGGGAGTACCTGCGCTGGGGCGAGTTCCGCGTTACCGTCGACGGCGAGAACGTGACGCTGCAGGCGTACAAGTCCGAGCCAGACGACGACCGACTCTGGGTTCCGTTCCGGGACGCGACAAGCGGCGAGGAGACCTACGGCGCTGGCCGGTATCTCGACCTCGAGGAAGACGCTCATCGAACGGACGAGGGGAGCTGGATTCTCGATTTCAACGAGGCGTACAACCCGACGTGTGCGTACTCGGAGCAGTACGAGTGTCCGCTCCCGCCGATGGAGAACTGGCTCGAGGTGCGGATCGAGGCCGGCGAGAAGAACTATCGGTGACCGACTCTCTCGAGGACGGGAGTCCGGCTTCGCTGGCGATTTATACGACCCGTCCGAGAGTCGATTCGTAGATGGATCTGCTCGGAAACCTCACGCTGGTGTTCGTCGCGGGGTTTATCACGGCGCTTGCGACCGGCATCGGCGTGTTACCGTTTTTCTTCTTCGATGAGATCAGCGATCGTCGAAACGTCGTGCTCTGGGGACTGTCCTCGGGGATCATGGTCTCGGCGTCGGTGTTCGGGCTCATCGAGGAGGGACTCGCGGAAGGGACCGCGACAGAGATTGCCGCGGGGATGGCTGTCGGCGTCTTGCTCGTCGTCGTCGCACGCGACGTACTCATGGACGCCGACATCGATCCGCGGGAGTACGAGGAAGCGGACTTCAAGAAACTCGTGCTCATTCTCGGCATCCTGACCGTCCACAGCTTCCCCGAAGGGGTCGCCGTCGGCGTCTCGTTCGCCGACCTCGGTCTCGAAGACGGTGTCCAGCTGCTGGGCATTTCCGTCCCGCTGTTGGCGATTTTCATGACGATCGCGATCTCGATTCACAACATTCCGGAGGGGACCGCGATCTCGATCCCGCTGAAGTCGATGGGCGTCTCCGAGTGGAAGATGGTCTGGTGGGCCGTCTTCTCGAGTCTGCCACAGCCGATCGGGGCCGTCATCGCGTTCGCGTTCGTGCGGTTCGCCCGGGAGTTTCTTCCCTTCGG contains:
- a CDS encoding DUF1684 domain-containing protein, which produces MGDAWQQAIETRRAEKDEYFATHPRSPIPPDERGSFEGLAYYPIDEDYRFELSLHEYDEPERVTVGTSTEGEREYLRWGEFRVTVDGENVTLQAYKSEPDDDRLWVPFRDATSGEETYGAGRYLDLEEDAHRTDEGSWILDFNEAYNPTCAYSEQYECPLPPMENWLEVRIEAGEKNYR
- a CDS encoding ZIP family metal transporter translates to MDLLGNLTLVFVAGFITALATGIGVLPFFFFDEISDRRNVVLWGLSSGIMVSASVFGLIEEGLAEGTATEIAAGMAVGVLLVVVARDVLMDADIDPREYEEADFKKLVLILGILTVHSFPEGVAVGVSFADLGLEDGVQLLGISVPLLAIFMTIAISIHNIPEGTAISIPLKSMGVSEWKMVWWAVFSSLPQPIGAVIAFAFVRFAREFLPFGFGFAAGAMIYLVLTEFIPEALEIGERLPNGGKPELAGGIVVGVLVMIPLAFI